DNA sequence from the Alkaliphilus metalliredigens QYMF genome:
TAATGCTCAGACACTTTGATTTCTTCGTTTGCGCTGATCCCTGCCATATTAGAGATCTTACTTAAACTGGCCAGGGTAATGTTTTCTTTAATATCCATTCCAAGAACAAGGCCACTTTTCTTTCGATCTTCTGATAGATAACATAAACCCTTTGCAATCGCATCTCTCGGCCCTTTGATTTTCACTTCTTTTCCATCAATGTGAAGCTTCCCAGATTGCTTCACGCCATAGGCACCAAATAAACTCATCATTAATTCAGTTCTACCTGCGCCCATTAGCCCTGCAACACCTAGTATTTCCCCTTTTCTAGCTTGGAAACTTACATTATTGATCATCTTTTTATCTGGTACCTCAGGATTATATACAGTCCAATCCTTTACTTCTAGCACCACATCTCCAGGGACATGTTCCTTTCTTGGAAAAAGCTGTGTAAGCTCCCTTCCCACCATTCCTGTAACAATCCGGTTTTGGCTAATTGTTTCATCATTTCCCAAGGTTTCAATGGTTTTTCCATCTCTTAATATGGTAATGGTATCAGCAATGTCTTTGACTTCCTTAAGCTTATGGGAAATGTAAATACAGCTGATCCCTTCTTCTTTTAATTTCCGTAAGATGTTTAATAAATTCTCACTATCATCCTCATTTAATGCAGCCGTTGGCTCATCTAAAATTAAAATATTAACATTCTTCGATATAGCCTTTGCAATTTCAACCAGCTGTTGCTTTCCAATTCCAAGGTGAATAATCTTTGTATCTGGCCCATCTGTTAACCCCACTTCTTTTAATAAACGATTGGTTTCTCTCATTGCTTGATTCCAATTAATGATACCTACCTTCTTGTATTCATTACCTAGGAATATATTTTCACAGATATTCATTTGCTTAACTAGTGTTAGTTCTTGGTAAATAATACCAATTCCAGCAGCTTCACTTTCCTTAATGTGATTATACTTCTGCTCTACCCCATTTACAATAATTTCACCACTGTAGCTTCCATGAGGATAGACGCCACTCAATACCTTCATCAGTGTTGATTTCCCTGCACCATTTTCACCTACTAAGGCATGAATTTCTCCTCTTTTAACTTTGAAATTCACATGATCTAATGCCTTCACACCTGGAAATTCTTTCGTTATGTTGCGCATCTCCAAGATATATTCACTCATTTTGCTGCCCACCTTTCTAAAAGAGAGGAATTAGCCAAAGCCATTCCCCTCGATCTGATTCATTATGCTCCTACATTAATTTAAGTCTGCCTCTGTTATATATCCACCACCTACTAATAATTCTCTAATGTTATCTGCTGTCACAACCTGTGGCTCAAGTAATACTGATGGTACATTAAATCTTCCGTTGTCAACTTCACCATTGGTACTAATGCTTTCTCCATTAGCTAATTTGATGGCAATATTGATGGCTTCTTCTCCGAGTAATCTTGTATCTTTAAATATTGTCATAGATTGTGTTCCATCTACAATTCTCTTTGCAGCTGATACCTCTGCATCCTGCCCTGTAATCGGTACTTGCCCCGCTAGCCCTTGAGCTGTAAGTGCTTGAATCGCCGCTCCTGCTGTTCCATCATTAGGTGCAAGAATAGCATCTACTTGATTATCGTTAGCAGATAATGCCGCTTCAACGATTCTCAATGCATTTTCTGGTACCCAATTATCTACCGCTTGTTCTGCAATAACCTCAATTTTACCTGCATCAATCAACGGTTGAATATAGCTCATTGCGCCTTGCTTAAATAATGTTGCATTATTATCAGTTGGTGCTCCTGACATAATAATGTATCTTCCTTCAGGAACCTGCTCTGTGATATATTTGCCTTGAAGCTCTCCTACTTTTACATTGTCAAATGATAAGTAAATATCAAGTTTATCAGTATTTGTGATTAATCTATCGTAGGAAATGACTGGTACACCTTCTCGATTAGCTTGTTCTACTAGTGAAGCTGCTGCTGATGCATCATGGGGTGCTAATATTAAAACATCAATTCCCTGGTTTAAGAGCGCTTCAACCTGTGTAATTTGTTCTTGTATATTTGCATCGGAAACTCTTACAATCAGTTCAATTCCTACTTCAGCAGCATATGCTTCCATTCTTTCTTTATCTCGTACCCATCTTTCCTCACGCTGGGTTGGTAATGATAGTCCTACTCTAATTTTCGCTTCTGGTTCTTCGACTACAGTTTCCTCTCCAGCAGTTTCTTCTGCAGTTTCCTGTTGTCCACCGCATCCTGCTAGCAGTGTAACTACCATTACCATCATTAACAAGAAAGATAATATTTTTTTGCTCTTCATACATTTGTCCCCCTTAAGATTTTTTATTATTTTCATTTAACTACCTTTCCTAAACTTAGATCATAAGTCCCTTAGCTACTAGTTATCTCATTGCAAAATGTATTGATTTGAGATTTCCATAACTTCGGCTTTCTTGACCTATTGGTATTTAGAAAACGTAGTAAAATCAATAATCAGTCATTGTGGTAAACGTTTTCCTTTGTTGCCTATACTTTCCTACTTGTTCTAATTATACTACTTGATTCTTTTTTTCATGTGAAATTGCCTCTATAATCTTTTACGATATCCTACACTTTTTTAACCAATGAAGACCTCATCCGATATATGCTAGTAAGATTTTGTGATAAAAAAATCCAGCTACTCATTTGTATCTGAGTAGCTGGATAATCCTTAATTTAAACTTCGATAAACTTCATCTGCTCGATGGAATCCATCCTTAATAATTGTATCATCTATATTGGTTTTATCTACAGCAATAGGGTCTAAAACATAGTAAGGTATTTGATAGTTTCCGTCGGAAATTCGATTTTCTATTTCTAGACTCTCTCCCCTACCCAGCTTCATCGCCATTTGAGCTGTCACCTCTGCTAGTTTTTCAATGGGCTTATACACTGTCATGAGCTGAGAGCCTTCCACGATCCTTTGACAAGCTACTAAATCTGCATCCTGTCCCACCACAACTACCTCTCCTGCCAACCTGTGTTCCGATAGGGCAGCGATCATCCCATCCGCTAGTCCATCGTTTCCTGCTATGATTCCATCGATCTGGACTTGATCCTGTAGTAGCATATCGGTCATATTAAAGGCATACTCTTTCATCCAATTTGGAGCCCATTCCTCAGCTATAATTTTAATCTCACCTTTTTCTATCTTATCACTTAATATTCTATCATAGCCTTCTTTGATCAGCTTCGTATTATGATCTGTGGGAGGTCCATTAATAATCAAAATATTTCCACGTGGTACTTGATTTAAGATGTAATTTGCCATTTTCTCACCTACACTGACATTATCAAAGGATATATAGAGATCTACATTTGAATTGAGGACTAATCTGTCATATGAAATGACCTTAACACCCTGTCTTTTTGCTTGCTCTACAGCTAAAGAAGCTTTTTCTAAATCATTAGGTACGATAATCAGGACATCAATGTCTTGATCTAACAAATACTTCACCTGTTTTAATTGGTCCTGGTCATCATTATTGGCATTTTGGACAATAATTTCCCCTCCATATTCTTTGATCTTAGCCATGACAATATCACGATCTTTAATCCAACGCTCTTCTTTTAGAGTACCCAAAGCAAAGCCAATTCTAACATGCTGACGCTCTCTTTCCTCGGGTCCTTCCACTGCGCCTCCAGTTATATACCCTTCATTGAAAATTTTAACAGTTCGTGTTATCATACCGACTAAAACAATCAATAGAATAACCACTGTTAATAATTTTAAAATTTCCTTACTTTTCATCTTACTCCATTCCCTTCTATAAAGATATACAAGCACGGTATGCCGTAGGCGTTACACCGGTTATCTTTTTGAAAGCTTTGCTAAAGTAATTTGGATCACTATAACCAATTTCATAACATATTTCTTTGATGCTGATACTCTGGTTCTTCAAAAGCTCCTTAGACCTTTCAATTTTTAATTCCGTTAGATAATCAACAAAATTTTTGCCTGTGGACTCTTTGAAAAATTTACTGAAATAGTGATAGCTCATATTAATCTCTTGAGCCACATCATTCAAACAAATGTTTTCATTATAATGTTTCTGTATAAAGGCTAATGCCTTTGTAATAAGTCCATTCAATTCATTTTTTCGAATCTCTTCAATACTGAAAATAATACTTCTTATATAATTTAGGTAGCTATTTTTTAACTCTTTAATATTATCAATTTTCAGTAGCTGAATTAAATATTTTTCATCGTCAAGTTTTCCCTTCATTTCATAGGGAATATTTCGCTTCATTAAAATCAACAGTTCAATAAGTCTAGATTTAATTTTGTCTACATCCTCTTCATAGTGATCCATAAGCCATAGAAATATTTCATCGAAAACCTTTAAAAATCCTTCTATATCGTCAATTAGTAGCTTATGAATCAGTAACCTTTCCTTGTTCTCTGGATAGGCACTATTCGAATTATAAGTAGGATTCATGTCTTGAAAATGTGTCACCGCTTCATCAGATGACAGACTGGCAGCAATATATGCCTCATGACATGATTTAGAAAAGTGATCGATTTCATAGTTACCGCCTAAACCAATGGTAAAAGGTAGTTTACTTTGTTTACGCATTCGCTTCACCAAGTTCTTCGCAATATCGATGCCTTGATTTCTAATCTCATAATCACTTATATTTTTATCTACAGGAATATACGCTAGTAATCGGTCTAGGAGTGGTGGGCCAATTAAACTATCAGTTAAGTTTTTTAACTCCATCTTAAATATGTCATAAAACCGTTGTTTTTCTAAACTGTAATTTAAATCCGCCTCCATGCCCTTTGTTTCCTGTACTTCAATCCTCACTGTCATTACATATCCCTTTCTTAAACTCATATTAAAGATATCCTCATAAAAAGCGACGTCCTTAATACTGCCTCCACTAAAAAGATTTGTGTGAACAAACTGTCCTTCCATAAGTGGAATGATTTTGTTGATCTTTTCCTTTAAAATAATATGTCTGTGCATCACCTCGCGCTTATTAGAAATCATTTTGATCATATCAGTCATTAAGTTGATTACCTTATTTTTATTTAAGGGTTTCAGCAAATATTCATACACCCCTAAATTGACAGCCTCCTTTGCATATTGAAAGTATTCATAGGCTGTAATGATTACAAACATTGCATCAACATTGTTTTCTTTAATTTGCTTAATGGCTTCGATTCCATTGATTCCAGGCATGTGAATATCCATCAAAATAATGTCTGGGCTGGTGATTAATGCCTTTTCAATCGCTTCTCTTCCTGATTTTGCGCTACCAACTATTTCTACATTCTCAATGTATTTTTCAATAATAAATTGAAGAGATTCAATTACAATATGTTCATCGTCAGCTATTAATATTTTAACCATTATTTATTCCACCTCCATCATATGGTATCTTCAATGTTACCGTTGTTCCAACCCCTTTTTCACTCTCAATATCAATCACATTCTCTATGTCTGAAATATTATAGTAAAGTCTTAATCGATCAATTACATTATGAATGCCGATCCCTGTTGTATGGCCCTTGACAATGGGCCCCGTAGGTTCTAAGGACAAAAGATTTTCAATTTGCTTTTCTGTCATTCCTGTGCCATCATCAATGACTTTTATTTGAATTTCTCCTTCAACATGTTTTACAACTAAAGAAATTTTCCCTTCTTCCTCTTGATTTTCTAATCCATGAATAAAGGCATTTTCTACAATAGGTTGAATGATCATACAAGGCATTTTTATCTCTAAAACGCTTTCATCAATCTCTGTACAAAATGCTATCCTACTACCAAATCGTGTCTTTAGGATATGCATATAATTCCTAACATAGTTAATCTCCTCCGATATATTTACAGGTTCCTCGAGCTTCCTTAAATTGTATCTAAAAAG
Encoded proteins:
- a CDS encoding xylose ABC transporter ATP-binding protein, giving the protein MSEYILEMRNITKEFPGVKALDHVNFKVKRGEIHALVGENGAGKSTLMKVLSGVYPHGSYSGEIIVNGVEQKYNHIKESEAAGIGIIYQELTLVKQMNICENIFLGNEYKKVGIINWNQAMRETNRLLKEVGLTDGPDTKIIHLGIGKQQLVEIAKAISKNVNILILDEPTAALNEDDSENLLNILRKLKEEGISCIYISHKLKEVKDIADTITILRDGKTIETLGNDETISQNRIVTGMVGRELTQLFPRKEHVPGDVVLEVKDWTVYNPEVPDKKMINNVSFQARKGEILGVAGLMGAGRTELMMSLFGAYGVKQSGKLHIDGKEVKIKGPRDAIAKGLCYLSEDRKKSGLVLGMDIKENITLASLSKISNMAGISANEEIKVSEHYVKALNIKTPSIEQKTRNLSGGNQQKVVISKWLMAAPKILILDEPTRGIDVGAKYEIYNIMNELVEQGVSIIMVSSELPEVLGMSDRILVMHNGHFTAELGWKDLQQEDIMHYATGGSIEETQERVD
- a CDS encoding sugar ABC transporter substrate-binding protein: MKSKKILSFLLMMVMVVTLLAGCGGQQETAEETAGEETVVEEPEAKIRVGLSLPTQREERWVRDKERMEAYAAEVGIELIVRVSDANIQEQITQVEALLNQGIDVLILAPHDASAAASLVEQANREGVPVISYDRLITNTDKLDIYLSFDNVKVGELQGKYITEQVPEGRYIIMSGAPTDNNATLFKQGAMSYIQPLIDAGKIEVIAEQAVDNWVPENALRIVEAALSANDNQVDAILAPNDGTAGAAIQALTAQGLAGQVPITGQDAEVSAAKRIVDGTQSMTIFKDTRLLGEEAINIAIKLANGESISTNGEVDNGRFNVPSVLLEPQVVTADNIRELLVGGGYITEADLN
- a CDS encoding response regulator transcription factor yields the protein MVKILIADDEHIVIESLQFIIEKYIENVEIVGSAKSGREAIEKALITSPDIILMDIHMPGINGIEAIKQIKENNVDAMFVIITAYEYFQYAKEAVNLGVYEYLLKPLNKNKVINLMTDMIKMISNKREVMHRHIILKEKINKIIPLMEGQFVHTNLFSGGSIKDVAFYEDIFNMSLRKGYVMTVRIEVQETKGMEADLNYSLEKQRFYDIFKMELKNLTDSLIGPPLLDRLLAYIPVDKNISDYEIRNQGIDIAKNLVKRMRKQSKLPFTIGLGGNYEIDHFSKSCHEAYIAASLSSDEAVTHFQDMNPTYNSNSAYPENKERLLIHKLLIDDIEGFLKVFDEIFLWLMDHYEEDVDKIKSRLIELLILMKRNIPYEMKGKLDDEKYLIQLLKIDNIKELKNSYLNYIRSIIFSIEEIRKNELNGLITKALAFIQKHYNENICLNDVAQEINMSYHYFSKFFKESTGKNFVDYLTELKIERSKELLKNQSISIKEICYEIGYSDPNYFSKAFKKITGVTPTAYRACISL
- a CDS encoding sugar ABC transporter substrate-binding protein produces the protein MKSKEILKLLTVVILLIVLVGMITRTVKIFNEGYITGGAVEGPEERERQHVRIGFALGTLKEERWIKDRDIVMAKIKEYGGEIIVQNANNDDQDQLKQVKYLLDQDIDVLIIVPNDLEKASLAVEQAKRQGVKVISYDRLVLNSNVDLYISFDNVSVGEKMANYILNQVPRGNILIINGPPTDHNTKLIKEGYDRILSDKIEKGEIKIIAEEWAPNWMKEYAFNMTDMLLQDQVQIDGIIAGNDGLADGMIAALSEHRLAGEVVVVGQDADLVACQRIVEGSQLMTVYKPIEKLAEVTAQMAMKLGRGESLEIENRISDGNYQIPYYVLDPIAVDKTNIDDTIIKDGFHRADEVYRSLN